A DNA window from Paraclostridium bifermentans contains the following coding sequences:
- a CDS encoding DUF116 domain-containing protein, giving the protein MNFKKYMTTTVFLIGILLFLLVGLNIFMNSLENIFSILVNGVIILLLIITIFSTLVTYMVVNDKRVNKYIMKFNFSIVSFLYPVLIVLGNTLNVPKNEIRKVYIKLNNNYIYSNRYKIKPEDILILIPHCIQKSECKLKITTNVRNCKSCGLCNVKDLIDLQDKYNVHVFIATGGTLARKKIKETRPKAVVAVACERDLTAGVQDIRQVPVLGVFNKRPNGPCVDTKIDASEVENAIKFFIGEC; this is encoded by the coding sequence ATGAATTTTAAAAAATACATGACAACTACAGTGTTTTTAATAGGAATATTACTATTTTTATTGGTGGGATTAAATATTTTTATGAATAGTCTTGAAAATATATTTTCTATATTAGTAAATGGGGTAATAATATTATTATTAATTATTACTATATTTTCAACTTTAGTTACCTATATGGTTGTAAATGATAAAAGAGTAAATAAATATATAATGAAGTTTAACTTTAGTATAGTTAGCTTTTTATATCCTGTACTTATTGTTTTAGGGAATACTTTAAATGTGCCTAAAAATGAAATAAGAAAAGTATATATAAAATTAAATAATAATTATATATATAGTAATAGGTATAAGATAAAGCCTGAAGACATACTTATTTTAATACCACATTGTATCCAAAAAAGTGAATGTAAATTAAAGATAACTACAAATGTAAGAAACTGCAAAAGTTGTGGACTTTGTAATGTAAAAGATTTAATAGATTTACAAGATAAGTACAATGTACATGTATTTATAGCAACTGGAGGTACATTAGCTAGAAAGAAAATAAAAGAAACTAGACCTAAGGCTGTAGTTGCTGTAGCTTGCGAAAGAGATTTAACTGCAGGAGTACAAGATATAAGACAAGTACCAGTTTTAGGAGTCTTTAACAAAAGACCTAATGGGCCTTGCGTAGATACAAAAATTGATGCAAGTGAAGTTGAAAATGCAATAAAATTCTTTATAGGAGAGTGTTAA
- the pknB gene encoding Stk1 family PASTA domain-containing Ser/Thr kinase produces the protein MGETVLGNRYEIIKKIGDGGMAFVYEARDKLLNRTVAIKVLRPEFVDDEEFLTKFKREAEAVASLSHPNIVNVYDVGEDGKVHYIVMELIEGQNLKDIIKNEGTLDEYTALDIAKQIAKALGAAHRKGIIHRDIKPHNILISNEGRLVKVADFGIAKAVSSSTITSTGSVIGSVHYFSPEQAKGKFVSNTTDLYSLGIVLYEMIIGRVPFTGESPISIALQHINEEIEFTQEEKVSIPQSVRNIIKKLTSKSSADRYQGADELIEDIEYIEKNIDLDFIKEYDNYATQKIDEAELNKALKLAETKPQNIYEEDDVEEELDNAVPAKPSSKINKKKNKKSDNPKSKKRWKIAAIVLTLVLITQIVVIGKIALGFKNKDTAEGTAPNLINMELDEAQKKADELGLNIRVSIEEYSDSVEKNHVISQTPNEGTPVNPGDTITLTISKGQSQTSIPSVVGKTLGEAGNILKENKLQLGNVKYVDSNEAKDIVVAQNPNSGNIKPGDKVNVEVSKGPQQKPEPKPEEPKEPEKPTEPEKPTEPEKPTDPGTGGSGNEGGTTDPGTGDQGTGDQGTGGSGSGTGDQGGSSGTGGQGTGGSSTPANQATDHQSASNGTKH, from the coding sequence GTGGGAGAAACAGTTTTAGGAAATAGATATGAAATAATAAAAAAAATAGGCGATGGAGGTATGGCTTTTGTATATGAAGCTAGAGATAAGCTTTTAAACAGAACTGTAGCCATAAAGGTTTTAAGACCAGAGTTTGTGGATGATGAAGAATTTTTAACTAAATTTAAAAGAGAAGCCGAAGCCGTTGCAAGTCTTTCGCATCCTAACATTGTAAATGTATATGATGTAGGAGAAGATGGAAAAGTTCATTACATAGTAATGGAGCTTATAGAAGGACAAAATTTAAAGGATATAATAAAAAATGAAGGTACTTTAGATGAATATACAGCATTAGATATAGCTAAGCAAATAGCTAAAGCGTTAGGTGCCGCACATAGAAAAGGGATTATACATAGAGATATAAAACCTCATAATATACTTATATCTAATGAAGGCAGACTTGTTAAAGTTGCTGACTTTGGTATAGCTAAGGCTGTATCTAGTTCAACTATAACAAGTACTGGAAGTGTAATAGGTTCGGTACACTATTTTTCACCAGAACAAGCTAAAGGAAAATTTGTTTCAAATACAACAGACTTATACTCTTTAGGTATCGTATTATACGAGATGATAATAGGAAGAGTTCCTTTTACAGGAGAAAGCCCTATATCCATAGCTCTTCAACATATAAATGAAGAGATAGAATTTACTCAAGAAGAGAAAGTTTCTATTCCTCAAAGTGTTAGGAATATAATAAAGAAATTAACTTCAAAGTCTAGCGCTGATAGATATCAAGGTGCAGATGAATTAATAGAAGATATCGAGTATATAGAAAAAAATATAGATTTAGATTTTATAAAAGAATATGATAATTATGCTACTCAAAAAATAGATGAAGCTGAGCTAAATAAAGCTTTAAAGTTAGCAGAGACTAAACCGCAAAATATATATGAAGAAGATGATGTAGAAGAAGAACTAGACAATGCAGTTCCTGCTAAACCTTCTTCAAAAATAAATAAGAAAAAAAATAAAAAATCGGATAATCCTAAAAGTAAAAAAAGATGGAAAATAGCAGCTATAGTTTTAACTTTAGTGCTTATAACACAAATAGTAGTGATAGGTAAAATTGCTTTAGGATTTAAAAATAAGGATACAGCAGAAGGAACTGCTCCGAATTTAATAAACATGGAACTGGATGAAGCCCAAAAGAAAGCTGATGAGTTGGGTCTGAATATAAGGGTTAGTATAGAGGAGTATAGTGATAGCGTTGAAAAAAATCATGTAATATCACAAACTCCAAATGAGGGAACTCCTGTTAATCCAGGAGATACAATTACTTTAACTATAAGTAAGGGTCAAAGTCAAACATCTATACCAAGTGTTGTAGGTAAGACGTTAGGAGAAGCTGGAAATATTTTAAAAGAAAATAAACTACAATTAGGAAATGTAAAATATGTAGATAGTAATGAGGCTAAAGATATAGTTGTAGCTCAAAATCCAAACTCTGGAAATATAAAGCCAGGAGATAAGGTAAATGTAGAAGTTAGTAAAGGACCTCAACAAAAGCCAGAACCTAAACCGGAAGAGCCAAAAGAACCAGAGAAACCAACAGAGCCAGAAAAACCAACTGAACCAGAAAAACCAACTGATCCAGGGACAGGTGGATCTGGGAATGAAGGAGGAACAACTGATCCAGGAACAGGAGATCAAGGAACAGGAGATCAAGGAACAGGAGGGTCAGGTTCGGGAACAGGAGACCAAGGTGGGAGTTCAGGAACAGGAGGCCAAGGAACAGGAGGTTCATCAACACCTGCCAATCAAGCTACAGATCATCAAAGTGCGAGTAATGGAACAAAACACTAG
- the def gene encoding peptide deformylase: MALRQIVQIGEPVLRKKCKHVEKIDEKIIQLLDDMADTMYEADGVGLAAPQVGILKRIAVIDVGDGIIELINPEIIETSGTQTDDEGCLSVVNECGPVTRPYYAKVRAMNRKGQMFEIEGEELLARAFCHEIDHLDGILFVDKIEK, translated from the coding sequence ATGGCGTTAAGACAAATAGTTCAAATAGGAGAACCGGTATTAAGAAAAAAGTGTAAACATGTTGAAAAAATCGATGAAAAAATAATTCAATTATTAGATGATATGGCAGACACTATGTATGAGGCTGATGGAGTAGGACTTGCAGCTCCTCAAGTTGGAATATTAAAAAGAATAGCTGTAATAGATGTAGGTGATGGGATTATAGAACTAATAAATCCAGAGATAATAGAAACTTCTGGAACTCAAACTGATGATGAAGGATGTTTAAGTGTTGTAAATGAGTGTGGGCCTGTAACAAGACCATACTACGCAAAAGTTAGAGCTATGAATAGAAAAGGGCAAATGTTTGAAATAGAAGGTGAAGAACTTTTAGCAAGAGCATTTTGCCATGAGATAGACCATTTAGATGGAATATTATTTGTAGATAAAATTGAGAAGTAG
- the rsmB gene encoding 16S rRNA (cytosine(967)-C(5))-methyltransferase RsmB: MNARELAFKTLYDIERNKNYSNLSINKNFKNVNISDQEKGLATELIYGIIENKYYLNYIIDKLSKIKSKKMSTYVKISLWLGIYQILFLDSIKEHAAVNESVSLIKKYDKKSSGFVNAILRNVLRNKETIMDIEKENKVDTLSIKYSYSPWIIQKWMNVFGEEFTEDLLEANSEKPNLYIRVNTTKITKDELIEKLKAQGIVCSKVNGIDEAIMVQNLKNIEGNKLFRDGLFTVQDISSMLVGKVTNPKEGSLVLDMCSAPGGKTTHLATLMNNSGQVIARDVFEHKLKLINNTVNRLGLKNVKVENLDALEIDESSIDKFDYVVSDVPCSGMGIIKRKPEIKFKKEEELKDLPVIQGAILNNAAKYVKVGGHLIYSTCTIHDEENIDIINKFLQDNEKFELEPIDEVKIDLDNQDKGYIKIYPNIHGMDGFFIAKLKRVR; encoded by the coding sequence ATGAACGCAAGAGAATTAGCATTTAAAACACTATACGATATAGAAAGAAATAAAAATTATTCAAATTTATCTATTAACAAAAATTTTAAAAACGTAAATATAAGTGATCAGGAAAAAGGTCTTGCAACAGAACTTATTTATGGAATTATAGAAAATAAATATTATTTAAATTATATAATAGATAAATTATCTAAGATAAAATCGAAAAAAATGTCAACCTATGTTAAAATATCATTATGGTTAGGAATTTATCAAATACTATTTTTAGATAGCATAAAAGAGCATGCAGCAGTAAACGAGAGCGTTTCTCTTATTAAAAAATATGATAAAAAGTCATCTGGATTTGTGAATGCTATACTTAGAAATGTACTAAGAAACAAAGAGACTATAATGGATATAGAAAAAGAAAATAAGGTAGATACTTTATCTATAAAGTATTCATATAGTCCATGGATAATTCAAAAATGGATGAATGTATTTGGAGAAGAATTTACAGAGGATTTATTAGAAGCTAATTCTGAAAAACCTAATTTATATATAAGAGTAAATACAACTAAAATAACTAAAGATGAATTAATCGAAAAGTTAAAGGCTCAAGGAATTGTATGCAGTAAAGTTAATGGAATTGATGAAGCTATAATGGTACAAAATCTTAAAAATATAGAAGGTAATAAATTATTTAGAGATGGACTTTTCACAGTTCAAGATATAAGTTCTATGCTTGTAGGAAAAGTAACAAATCCAAAAGAAGGTAGTTTAGTTTTAGATATGTGTAGTGCGCCAGGAGGTAAAACAACACATTTGGCAACTTTAATGAATAATAGTGGACAAGTTATAGCAAGAGATGTATTTGAACATAAATTAAAACTTATAAATAATACTGTTAATAGATTAGGATTAAAAAATGTAAAAGTAGAAAATTTAGATGCATTAGAAATAGATGAAAGTAGTATAGATAAATTTGATTATGTAGTATCGGATGTTCCTTGTTCTGGAATGGGAATAATAAAAAGAAAACCAGAAATAAAGTTTAAAAAAGAAGAAGAACTTAAAGACTTACCGGTTATACAAGGCGCTATTTTAAATAATGCAGCTAAGTATGTTAAAGTGGGTGGTCACTTAATATATAGTACTTGTACTATACATGATGAAGAAAATATAGATATAATTAATAAATTCTTACAAGATAATGAAAAATTTGAATTAGAACCTATTGATGAAGTTAAGATTGATTTAGATAATCAAGATAAAGGATATATAAAAATTTATCCAAATATACATGGTATGGACGGATTTTTTATAGCAAAACTTAAGAGAGTAAGGTAG
- the rpe gene encoding ribulose-phosphate 3-epimerase, translating into MIKMAPSILSADFARLLEDVKKVERAGCEYLHIDVMDGHFVPNITLGPAIVKSLRKDVNMVFDAHLMIENPDNYIKDFVDAGCDMIVVHEEACTHLHRTIQNIKSFNVKAGVALNPATPIENIKYILNDIDMVLIMTVNPGFGGQSFIGTMIDKIKELKALIDEKGLDVDIQVDGGIKPSNVSEVVKAGANVIVAGSAIFNSDDIEATVKEFRLNASK; encoded by the coding sequence ATGATAAAGATGGCACCATCGATTTTATCAGCAGATTTTGCAAGGTTATTAGAGGATGTTAAGAAAGTGGAAAGAGCAGGTTGTGAATATTTACATATAGATGTTATGGATGGACATTTTGTTCCAAATATAACTTTAGGGCCAGCTATTGTTAAATCATTAAGAAAAGATGTAAATATGGTATTTGATGCTCATTTAATGATAGAGAATCCAGATAACTACATAAAGGATTTTGTAGATGCTGGATGTGATATGATAGTAGTTCATGAAGAGGCTTGTACTCATTTACATAGAACTATACAAAATATTAAATCATTTAATGTTAAAGCTGGTGTTGCATTAAACCCAGCAACTCCTATAGAAAATATTAAATATATACTAAATGATATAGACATGGTGCTTATAATGACAGTTAATCCAGGGTTTGGGGGACAATCATTTATAGGAACAATGATAGATAAAATAAAAGAGTTAAAAGCATTAATAGATGAAAAAGGATTAGATGTAGATATACAAGTTGATGGAGGAATAAAACCTTCAAACGTGAGCGAAGTTGTAAAAGCGGGAGCTAATGTTATAGTAGCAGGTTCAGCTATATTTAATAGTGATGATATAGAAGCTACTGTTAAAGAATTCAGATTAAATGCATCTAAGTAA
- a CDS encoding zinc metallopeptidase, which yields MMHYGYGYMFDPTLFILIPGILFTMYAQFKVSSTTSRYFRVQSRLGYTGEQTARKILDANGLYNVNIEMVRGSLSDHYDPRSNVVRLSQDVYSGTSITSVSVAAHECGHAIQHAKGYAPLQMRSSLVPVVNFASNISWFLIFIGLFMTGPFLKIGILLFSASVIFQIITLPVEFNASSRAMVQIGNEGILEGKEIKQGREVLTAAALTYVAAALASVLQLLRLIAISQRRDD from the coding sequence ATGATGCACTATGGCTATGGATATATGTTTGATCCGACATTGTTTATTTTAATACCAGGTATATTATTTACTATGTATGCTCAGTTCAAAGTAAGTAGCACAACAAGTAGATACTTTAGAGTTCAAAGTAGATTAGGTTATACAGGAGAACAAACAGCTAGAAAAATATTAGATGCAAATGGACTTTACAATGTTAATATTGAAATGGTTAGAGGAAGTCTTAGCGACCACTATGACCCAAGAAGTAATGTAGTTAGGTTATCACAAGATGTTTATTCTGGTACATCTATTACTTCTGTTTCAGTTGCAGCACATGAATGTGGGCATGCAATTCAACATGCTAAGGGATATGCGCCTCTTCAAATGAGAAGTAGTTTGGTTCCTGTAGTGAACTTTGCGTCTAATATATCTTGGTTTTTAATATTCATAGGATTATTTATGACAGGTCCTTTTTTAAAAATTGGGATATTATTATTTTCAGCATCTGTAATATTCCAAATAATTACCTTACCAGTAGAATTCAATGCATCTAGTAGAGCTATGGTTCAAATTGGGAATGAAGGTATATTAGAAGGAAAAGAGATAAAACAAGGGAGAGAAGTACTAACAGCAGCTGCCTTAACATACGTTGCAGCAGCATTAGCATCAGTGCTTCAATTATTAAGATTAATTGCAATATCACAAAGACGTGATGATTAA
- the fmt gene encoding methionyl-tRNA formyltransferase, protein MKIVFMGTPEFAVPCLQKIIDEGHEVVAVVTQPDKPKGRGKKLAMPPVKELALKYDIPVYQPLKAREESFVDTLKEMNPELIVVVAFGQILPKSILDIPKYGCVNVHASLLPRYRGAAPLNWVIINGEEKTGVTTMYMDEGLDTGDMILKSEIPLDDEITAGELHDKMMIDGAKVLKETIDLIEKGEAPREKQRNENTCYSPIMNKSLGNIDWNKSAIDIHNLVRGINPWPSAYTTYEGQTMKIWKTKVIDKNSDKDPGTIISVDKEGINVSTSEGIVQIKEIQMAGKKRMEVPEYIKGNNINTDIILGS, encoded by the coding sequence ATGAAAATAGTATTTATGGGAACTCCAGAATTTGCAGTTCCGTGCTTACAGAAAATAATAGATGAAGGCCACGAAGTTGTAGCCGTAGTTACTCAACCAGATAAACCTAAGGGTAGAGGTAAAAAATTAGCTATGCCGCCAGTAAAGGAATTAGCTCTAAAGTATGATATACCAGTATACCAACCTTTAAAAGCTAGGGAAGAATCATTTGTTGATACATTAAAAGAAATGAACCCAGAACTTATAGTAGTTGTAGCTTTTGGACAAATACTTCCAAAGAGTATTTTAGATATACCTAAATATGGATGTGTTAATGTACACGCTTCTTTACTACCAAGATACAGAGGAGCAGCTCCTTTAAACTGGGTTATAATAAACGGAGAAGAAAAAACAGGTGTAACTACAATGTATATGGATGAAGGTCTTGACACTGGAGATATGATATTAAAAAGTGAAATACCTTTAGATGATGAAATAACTGCAGGAGAGCTTCATGATAAAATGATGATAGATGGAGCTAAAGTTTTAAAAGAAACTATCGATTTAATAGAAAAAGGTGAGGCTCCTAGAGAAAAACAAAGGAATGAAAATACTTGTTACTCACCGATAATGAATAAGTCACTAGGAAATATAGATTGGAATAAATCAGCTATAGATATACATAACCTTGTGAGAGGAATAAATCCATGGCCTAGTGCTTACACAACTTATGAAGGTCAAACTATGAAAATATGGAAAACTAAAGTCATAGATAAAAACAGTGATAAAGATCCTGGAACTATAATTAGTGTAGATAAAGAAGGAATAAATGTATCTACAAGTGAAGGTATAGTTCAGATTAAAGAAATCCAAATGGCTGGAAAGAAAAGAATGGAAGTGCCTGAATATATAAAAGGAAACAATATAAACACAGACATTATATTAGGAAGTTAA
- a CDS encoding Stp1/IreP family PP2C-type Ser/Thr phosphatase produces the protein MKYSCISHIGRIRKNNEDYCKGEIISTNSGDIGIFAIADGMGGHNKGEVASELAVENIVKFLRNNLVQNEFVKINYIDDILKQAYNNVNSIIYKKSKDDEIYTGMGTTLTTVIIHKGKIYIANVGDSRCYMLHDGEFEKITRDHSLVEELIVKHAITEEEAKTHPNRNIITRALGTEQIILVDIYKKDINKDDKVLLATDGLTGFVDKNEINEIISKDEEVEVIAENLINKANELSGKDNVSVILVNYN, from the coding sequence ATGAAATATAGTTGTATTTCCCATATTGGAAGAATAAGAAAAAATAACGAAGACTATTGCAAAGGTGAAATTATATCAACAAATTCGGGAGATATAGGAATATTTGCAATAGCTGACGGTATGGGTGGCCATAATAAGGGTGAAGTTGCAAGTGAATTAGCTGTAGAAAATATAGTGAAGTTTTTGAGAAATAACTTAGTTCAAAATGAATTTGTAAAAATAAATTATATAGATGATATTCTTAAGCAAGCTTATAATAACGTAAACTCTATAATATACAAAAAATCTAAAGATGATGAAATATACACTGGAATGGGAACTACATTAACAACTGTAATAATACATAAAGGAAAAATATATATTGCAAATGTAGGAGATAGCAGATGTTATATGTTACACGATGGAGAGTTTGAAAAAATTACAAGAGATCATTCTTTAGTCGAAGAACTTATAGTAAAGCATGCTATAACTGAAGAAGAAGCAAAAACACACCCAAATAGAAATATTATAACAAGAGCTCTGGGAACGGAACAAATTATATTAGTTGATATTTATAAAAAAGATATTAATAAAGATGATAAAGTTTTATTAGCTACTGATGGATTAACAGGGTTTGTAGATAAAAATGAAATAAATGAAATTATATCTAAAGATGAGGAAGTAGAAGTTATAGCTGAAAATTTAATAAACAAGGCTAATGAACTATCAGGGAAAGACAATGTATCGGTTATATTAGTTAATTATAATTAG
- the rsgA gene encoding ribosome small subunit-dependent GTPase A gives MIEGIITKGIGGFYYIDTNQGVYECRARGIFRKEKITPLVGDNVKINIIDEKNKKGVLEEIDDRDTELVRPPIANVNKAIIVFAIKNPNPNLSLLDRFIVLAERESLDIVIVLTKADLATDEELNKLKSIYETSGYKVIPVSNEAKINIDKVKEELKGNIVVFAGPSGVGKSTLLNNIDSKFQLQTGEVSDKIKRGKHTTRHAELLKLECGGMVADTPGFSSLTLDDIEEDELKEYFIEFDEFSDGCKFGGRCMHENEPICGVKEGVNESKIAKERYESYLQLLKEKRQSKRRY, from the coding sequence ATGATAGAAGGAATTATTACAAAAGGTATTGGGGGATTTTATTATATAGATACAAATCAAGGGGTATATGAATGTAGAGCTAGAGGTATATTTAGAAAAGAAAAAATTACTCCTTTAGTAGGAGATAATGTAAAAATAAATATAATTGATGAGAAAAATAAAAAAGGTGTACTTGAAGAAATAGATGATAGAGATACAGAATTAGTAAGACCGCCAATAGCTAATGTAAATAAAGCGATAATTGTATTTGCTATAAAAAATCCAAATCCAAATTTATCATTACTAGATAGATTCATAGTTTTAGCAGAAAGAGAATCTTTAGATATTGTTATAGTACTTACAAAGGCTGATTTAGCTACAGATGAAGAACTAAACAAATTAAAAAGTATATATGAAACGAGTGGTTACAAAGTAATACCCGTTAGTAATGAAGCTAAAATAAATATAGATAAGGTAAAAGAGGAATTAAAAGGCAATATAGTTGTATTTGCAGGTCCTTCTGGAGTAGGAAAATCAACTTTATTAAATAATATAGATAGTAAATTTCAACTGCAAACAGGTGAAGTTAGTGATAAAATAAAAAGAGGAAAACATACAACAAGACATGCAGAGCTTTTAAAGCTAGAATGTGGAGGTATGGTAGCAGATACTCCTGGATTTAGTTCATTAACTTTAGATGATATAGAAGAAGATGAGCTAAAGGAATACTTCATAGAATTTGATGAGTTTTCAGATGGATGCAAATTCGGAGGAAGATGTATGCATGAAAATGAGCCTATATGTGGGGTTAAAGAAGGGGTAAATGAAAGTAAAATAGCTAAAGAAAGATATGAAAGCTACTTACAATTGCTAAAAGAAAAGAGACAATCAAAGAGGAGGTATTAA
- the rlmN gene encoding 23S rRNA (adenine(2503)-C(2))-methyltransferase RlmN yields the protein MDNKTCLKNLTEEEIKEFLKSIGEKAFRGSQIFSWIYKGAKSFDDMNNIPKVLREKLDEVSYIGSLDVELKLESKIDGTRKYLFLLNDGNIIESVMMEYEHGVTVCISNQVGCRMGCRFCASTIDGLLRNLEPWEILDQIIQIQEDIGKRVSNIVLMGSGEPLDNFDNTKQFLKLVNEKNGLNIGYRHITLSTCGVVPKMYELADLKIPINLALSLHSPFDKSRKEIMPIANAYSIKEVIDACKHYIESTNRRVTFEYSLIKGVNDSIDDANQLSKILKGMLCHVNLIPINKVEERDYEKPDKTYVYKFRDMLNEKNIPATIRREMGADINGACGQLRRKHK from the coding sequence ATGGATAATAAGACATGTTTAAAAAATTTAACTGAAGAAGAAATAAAAGAGTTTTTAAAAAGTATAGGAGAGAAAGCTTTTAGAGGATCTCAAATATTTAGCTGGATTTATAAAGGAGCAAAATCTTTTGATGATATGAATAATATACCAAAAGTTCTAAGAGAAAAATTAGATGAGGTTTCATATATAGGCAGCTTAGATGTTGAATTAAAATTAGAATCTAAAATTGATGGAACTAGAAAGTATTTATTTTTACTTAATGATGGGAATATAATAGAAAGTGTAATGATGGAATACGAACATGGCGTAACCGTATGTATATCAAATCAAGTTGGATGTAGAATGGGATGTAGATTTTGCGCATCTACTATAGATGGATTACTAAGAAATTTAGAACCTTGGGAAATATTAGATCAAATAATACAAATTCAAGAGGATATAGGTAAAAGAGTGTCAAATATTGTATTGATGGGAAGTGGAGAACCTCTTGATAACTTTGATAATACTAAGCAGTTTTTAAAACTAGTAAATGAAAAGAATGGGCTTAATATAGGATATAGACATATTACATTATCAACATGTGGAGTAGTTCCTAAAATGTACGAATTAGCAGATTTGAAAATTCCTATAAATTTAGCGTTGTCACTGCATTCTCCTTTTGATAAATCAAGAAAAGAGATAATGCCAATAGCAAATGCATATTCAATAAAAGAAGTTATAGATGCGTGTAAACACTATATAGAAAGTACTAATAGAAGGGTTACGTTTGAGTATTCATTAATAAAAGGTGTGAATGACTCTATAGATGATGCTAATCAATTGTCTAAAATTTTAAAGGGTATGTTATGTCATGTTAACTTAATACCTATAAACAAAGTAGAAGAAAGAGATTATGAAAAACCAGATAAAACTTATGTATATAAATTTAGAGATATGTTAAATGAAAAAAATATACCAGCTACTATAAGAAGAGAAATGGGAGCGGATATAAATGGAGCTTGTGGTCAATTAAGAAGAAAACACAAATAG
- a CDS encoding thiamine diphosphokinase translates to MKACILLNGKIEDLNFLKKTIDKENYDYIICADGGANFLYKIKVVPDYILGDLDSVELKVKNYFKEKGVNFKKFPERKNETDTQLCIHLAKGLGIVDIDLLGALGGRIDHTVANINLMYYIKKLGLNPVIKNNKEDLHMIESEYIDIFGKKGDTISVLPVNGDSVGITLEGLEYPLKDATIEYGDPIGISNVMESDKCRITVEKGTLLIVKNIEPV, encoded by the coding sequence ATGAAAGCGTGTATTTTATTAAACGGTAAAATAGAAGATTTAAACTTTTTAAAAAAGACGATTGATAAAGAAAATTACGATTATATAATCTGTGCAGATGGAGGAGCTAATTTTTTATACAAAATAAAAGTAGTTCCAGATTATATACTTGGAGATTTAGATTCTGTGGAATTAAAAGTTAAAAACTACTTTAAAGAAAAAGGTGTGAATTTTAAAAAATTCCCTGAAAGAAAAAACGAAACAGATACGCAATTATGTATACATTTAGCTAAAGGGTTAGGGATTGTTGATATAGACCTTTTAGGGGCATTAGGAGGGCGTATAGACCATACTGTCGCTAATATAAACCTTATGTACTATATTAAAAAATTAGGACTAAATCCTGTAATAAAAAACAATAAAGAAGATTTACATATGATAGAAAGTGAGTATATCGATATATTCGGTAAAAAAGGAGACACGATATCTGTTTTACCTGTTAATGGTGATTCGGTAGGTATAACTCTTGAAGGTCTTGAATACCCACTTAAAGATGCAACTATAGAATATGGAGATCCGATAGGTATATCAAATGTAATGGAAAGTGATAAATGTAGAATAACTGTCGAGAAAGGAACTTTGTTGATAGTTAAAAACATAGAGCCAGTATAG